One part of the Plodia interpunctella isolate USDA-ARS_2022_Savannah chromosome 28, ilPloInte3.2, whole genome shotgun sequence genome encodes these proteins:
- the LOC128681798 gene encoding uncharacterized protein LOC128681798 isoform X1 → MMFTNKEAQLRLQFKYIANTINYPFIDFQTSNDTPALVMSKTSIFLQVFVSTIISVKSEYVRHRDNILNKGVWIKADNDKVFEKSGFSDFIFKPASVNVDDLFEDDFYSFHGGRQQDNPFSTNYLDRTKRSPDLFEDGFRESLSGCNGKDCDPKHSPNNKPIIKSKFTPTHRNSESFYPYDVAVLLSKAKNNNKIMLEEVFDKSTELNGIDETEYISNETNHSNRTFDFIMANEILDDNANNNSSVPPKRSMNKNYESELIKKIEIVEGFNDSQKYDRNIFDDKIRSWPVSVPGPDVNVYKVIPKSEEHTIVSEKSLLKLLSILTKTFKKIMKQHLEIKRIHSEMFAGKEDIDKSVTLLITKFNDFETRYTDLKDYHEKIQEIQKKLESKEEYFKNKETEMSNNLADFENQQKKFLTQQRQFYNIQKLMLAQNEKINAKQSMIAKTQNEISRRQNNFARILKKAKQLFTDKKPSKPKSQDKITNTSEADVSVVAQTTTAKPDLTESVKIDLFSIPSMDSIRLLNQDQMILKEKDEHPVDDLVYKYYFNNTFIDNLMKNQIMSGTLHGNRFMTRNAKAKRNGGKKIKSTVLIPIDNNALDTKVAETNGNKNSRAKRWIRHHSKGKSRRRHRKMTTEYEMKDEKKSHPNANLIEYSTEKIKATTTVIPNKNVPEKAAQANIIKTFKTLDKLAESVERHLNPFTTMAANFCNQIGQNGNPQMLSWCIEKVLRKLQNIENIPVAATIQRSPSTSVPTSKDHQQTIQQTVTTPVTNIPKHQQPTTPTTITNKPTDATQTPIAANLGTVYFFSPVTLSPSTPSQMVTQVNTEVPKTTATSETTSTTSAFFPDNDELESNLKQFELTTDDEGTVFYDGSLHASDVLGRGDSDGFSDMMPGLDSNSRIAIDPLNYDLRSIRRASFRRVKDNTKLKKKGIV, encoded by the exons ATgatgtttacaaataaagaagCACAACTCCGATTACAATTcaaatacattgcaaataCCATTAATTACCCATTCATTGACTTCCAAACCTCCAATGACACACCAGCTCTAGTGATGTCAAAAACATCGATATTCCTCCAAGTTTTTGTATCGACAATTATTTCGGTGAAATCGGAATATGTGAGGCATAGggataacattttaaacaaaggTGTATGGATAAAAGCTGATAACGACAAAGTATTCGAGAAATCGGGTTTCTCAGATTTCATCTTCAAGCCAGCATCGGTTAACGTTGATGATTTGTTTGAAGACGATTTTTACTCATTTCACGGCGGTCGCCAGCAGGATAATCCGTTTTCTACGAACTATCTTGACAGGACGAAACGGTCCCCGGACT TATTCGAAGATGGATTTCGAGAAAGTCTAAGCGGTTGCAATGGCAAAGATTGCGATCCGAAACACTCCCCTAATAACaaaccaataataaaatctaaatttacaCCAACACACAGAAATTCTGAATCATTTTACCCTTACGATGTAGCTGTATTGCTGAGCAAAGCAAAGAACAACAATAAGATTATGCTCGAAGAAGTATTCGACAAATCTACAGAACTAAACGGCATAGACGAAACAGAATATATATCGAATGAAACCAATCACTCGAATAGAACGTTTGATTTCATCATGGCAAATGAAATTTTAGACGATAACGCTAATAACAATTCATCTGTGCCACCGAAACGTAgcatgaataaaaattacgaaTCGGAACTCATTAAAAAGATCGAGATAGTGGAAGGTTTCAATGATTCACAGAAATATGacagaaatatatttgatgataAAATAAGAAGTTGGCCTGTAAGTGTACCGGGACCTGACGTGAATGTTTATAAAGTTATACCAAAATCTGAAGAACACACAATCGTTTCCGAAAAGAGTTTGCTCAAACTACTGTCGATACTGACCAAAACATTCAAAAAGATAATGAAACagcatttagaaataaaaaggaTACACAGTGAAATGTTCGCAGGAAAAGAAGATATAGATAAGAGTGTGACACTTTTAATTACTAAGTTCAATGATTTTGAAACTAGATACACAGACTTAAAAGATTACCatgaaaaaatacaagaaatacaaaagaaattgGAATCCAAAgaggaatattttaaaaataaagaaacagaaATGTCCAACAATCTCGCGGACTTTGAAAATCAACAAAAGAAATTCTTGACTCAGCAACGTcagttttataacatacaaaaattgatGCTCGCACAAAATGAAAAGATTAATGCTAAGCAAAGTATGATAGCTAAAACTCAGAATGAAATATCTCGGAGACAGAACAATTTCGCTAGAATTTTAAAGAAAGCAAAACAACtatttacagataaaaaacCTTCTAAACCAAAATCACAggataaaattactaatactAGCGAAGCTGATGTCAGTGTAGTCGCTCAAACTACGACTGCAAAGCCCGATCTAACAGAATCTGTAAAAATAGATTTGTTCTCCATACCATCTATGGATTCTATTCGTCTCCTAAATCAAGATCAAATGATTCTAAAAGAAAAAGACGAACATCCAGTTGATGATCTAGtctataagtattattttaacaatacatTCATAGACAACTTaatgaaaaatcaaataatgtcTGGAACTTTACATGGAAACAGATTCATGACTCGAAATGCAAAAGCAAAAAGAAATGGCGGTAAGAAAATTAAGTCAACTGTTTTAATACCTATCGATAATAACGCTTTAGATACCAAAGTAGCTGAAACAAATGGTAATAAAAACAGTAGAGCCAAGAGATGGATACGTCATCATTCGAAAGGAAAATCTAGAAGGAGACACCGCAAAATGACAACAGaatatgaaatgaaagatgagaaaaaatctCACCCGAACGCAAATTTAATAGAGTACAGTACAGAAAAGATTAAAGCAACGACAACTGTTATACCCAATAAAAACGTGCCGGAAAAAGCAGCACaagctaatataataaagacatTCAAGACACTGGACAAATTGGCGGAGTCTGTCGAGAGACATTTGAATCCGTTCACGACTATGGCGGCGAATTTTTGCAACCAAATAGGTCAGAATGGTAACCCGCAAATGTTAAGCTGGTGCATAGAGAAAGTTTTAAGAAAACTGCAAAATATTG AAAACATACCCGTAGCAGCGACTATACAGCGGTCGCCATCAACATCTGTTCCCACATCTAAAGATCATCAGCAGACAATCCAACAGACTGTGACAACTCCGGTTACAAATATACCCAAACACCAACAACCAACAACTCCAACCACtattacaaacaaacctaCAGACGCCACACAAACTCCAATAGCAGCAAACCTTGGGACTGTATATTTCTTCTCACCAG TGACACTTTCTCCTTCCACGCCGTCTCAAATGGTGACACAAGTGAACACCGAAGTTCCCAAAACAACAGCCACAAGCGAAACAACATCAACAACTTCAGCATTCTTCCCAG ATAATGACGAATTAGAATCTAACCTCAAACAGTTCG AACTAACAACTGACGATGAGGGAACAGTGTTTTATGACGGTAGCTTGCACGCTAGTGATGTACTTG GTCGTGGAGACAGCGATGGTTTCTCAGACATGATGCCTGGTCTCGACAGCAATTCTAGGATAGCAATCGATCCCTTGAACTACGACCTGCGATCTATAAGGCGGGCTTCATTTAGAAG ggTGAAAGACAACACGAAGCTAAAGAAGAAGGGAATCGTATAA
- the LOC128681798 gene encoding uncharacterized protein LOC128681798 isoform X2: MMFTNKEAQLRLQFKYIANTINYPFIDFQTSNDTPALVMSKTSIFLQVFVSTIISVKSEYVRHRDNILNKGVWIKADNDKVFEKSGFSDFIFKPASVNVDDLFEDDFYSFHGGRQQDNPFSTNYLDRTKRSPDLFEDGFRESLSGCNGKDCDPKHSPNNKPIIKSKFTPTHRNSESFYPYDVAVLLSKAKNNNKIMLEEVFDKSTELNGIDETEYISNETNHSNRTFDFIMANEILDDNANNNSSVPPKRSMNKNYESELIKKIEIVEGFNDSQKYDRNIFDDKIRSWPVSVPGPDVNVYKVIPKSEEHTIVSEKSLLKLLSILTKTFKKIMKQHLEIKRIHSEMFAGKEDIDKSVTLLITKFNDFETRYTDLKDYHEKIQEIQKKLESKEEYFKNKETEMSNNLADFENQQKKFLTQQRQFYNIQKLMLAQNEKINAKQSMIAKTQNEISRRQNNFARILKKAKQLFTDKKPSKPKSQDKITNTSEADVSVVAQTTTAKPDLTESVKIDLFSIPSMDSIRLLNQDQMILKEKDEHPVDDLVYKYYFNNTFIDNLMKNQIMSGTLHGNRFMTRNAKAKRNGGKKIKSTVLIPIDNNALDTKVAETNGNKNSRAKRWIRHHSKGKSRRRHRKMTTEYEMKDEKKSHPNANLIEYSTEKIKATTTVIPNKNVPEKAAQANIIKTFKTLDKLAESVERHLNPFTTMAANFCNQIGQNGNPQMLSWCIEKVLRKLQNIENIPVAATIQRSPSTSVPTSKDHQQTIQQTVTTPVTNIPKHQQPTTPTTITNKPTDATQTPIAANLGTVYFFSPVTLSPSTPSQMVTQVNTEVPKTTATSETTSTTSAFFPDNDELESNLKQFELTTDDEGTVFYDGSLHASDVLG, from the exons ATgatgtttacaaataaagaagCACAACTCCGATTACAATTcaaatacattgcaaataCCATTAATTACCCATTCATTGACTTCCAAACCTCCAATGACACACCAGCTCTAGTGATGTCAAAAACATCGATATTCCTCCAAGTTTTTGTATCGACAATTATTTCGGTGAAATCGGAATATGTGAGGCATAGggataacattttaaacaaaggTGTATGGATAAAAGCTGATAACGACAAAGTATTCGAGAAATCGGGTTTCTCAGATTTCATCTTCAAGCCAGCATCGGTTAACGTTGATGATTTGTTTGAAGACGATTTTTACTCATTTCACGGCGGTCGCCAGCAGGATAATCCGTTTTCTACGAACTATCTTGACAGGACGAAACGGTCCCCGGACT TATTCGAAGATGGATTTCGAGAAAGTCTAAGCGGTTGCAATGGCAAAGATTGCGATCCGAAACACTCCCCTAATAACaaaccaataataaaatctaaatttacaCCAACACACAGAAATTCTGAATCATTTTACCCTTACGATGTAGCTGTATTGCTGAGCAAAGCAAAGAACAACAATAAGATTATGCTCGAAGAAGTATTCGACAAATCTACAGAACTAAACGGCATAGACGAAACAGAATATATATCGAATGAAACCAATCACTCGAATAGAACGTTTGATTTCATCATGGCAAATGAAATTTTAGACGATAACGCTAATAACAATTCATCTGTGCCACCGAAACGTAgcatgaataaaaattacgaaTCGGAACTCATTAAAAAGATCGAGATAGTGGAAGGTTTCAATGATTCACAGAAATATGacagaaatatatttgatgataAAATAAGAAGTTGGCCTGTAAGTGTACCGGGACCTGACGTGAATGTTTATAAAGTTATACCAAAATCTGAAGAACACACAATCGTTTCCGAAAAGAGTTTGCTCAAACTACTGTCGATACTGACCAAAACATTCAAAAAGATAATGAAACagcatttagaaataaaaaggaTACACAGTGAAATGTTCGCAGGAAAAGAAGATATAGATAAGAGTGTGACACTTTTAATTACTAAGTTCAATGATTTTGAAACTAGATACACAGACTTAAAAGATTACCatgaaaaaatacaagaaatacaaaagaaattgGAATCCAAAgaggaatattttaaaaataaagaaacagaaATGTCCAACAATCTCGCGGACTTTGAAAATCAACAAAAGAAATTCTTGACTCAGCAACGTcagttttataacatacaaaaattgatGCTCGCACAAAATGAAAAGATTAATGCTAAGCAAAGTATGATAGCTAAAACTCAGAATGAAATATCTCGGAGACAGAACAATTTCGCTAGAATTTTAAAGAAAGCAAAACAACtatttacagataaaaaacCTTCTAAACCAAAATCACAggataaaattactaatactAGCGAAGCTGATGTCAGTGTAGTCGCTCAAACTACGACTGCAAAGCCCGATCTAACAGAATCTGTAAAAATAGATTTGTTCTCCATACCATCTATGGATTCTATTCGTCTCCTAAATCAAGATCAAATGATTCTAAAAGAAAAAGACGAACATCCAGTTGATGATCTAGtctataagtattattttaacaatacatTCATAGACAACTTaatgaaaaatcaaataatgtcTGGAACTTTACATGGAAACAGATTCATGACTCGAAATGCAAAAGCAAAAAGAAATGGCGGTAAGAAAATTAAGTCAACTGTTTTAATACCTATCGATAATAACGCTTTAGATACCAAAGTAGCTGAAACAAATGGTAATAAAAACAGTAGAGCCAAGAGATGGATACGTCATCATTCGAAAGGAAAATCTAGAAGGAGACACCGCAAAATGACAACAGaatatgaaatgaaagatgagaaaaaatctCACCCGAACGCAAATTTAATAGAGTACAGTACAGAAAAGATTAAAGCAACGACAACTGTTATACCCAATAAAAACGTGCCGGAAAAAGCAGCACaagctaatataataaagacatTCAAGACACTGGACAAATTGGCGGAGTCTGTCGAGAGACATTTGAATCCGTTCACGACTATGGCGGCGAATTTTTGCAACCAAATAGGTCAGAATGGTAACCCGCAAATGTTAAGCTGGTGCATAGAGAAAGTTTTAAGAAAACTGCAAAATATTG AAAACATACCCGTAGCAGCGACTATACAGCGGTCGCCATCAACATCTGTTCCCACATCTAAAGATCATCAGCAGACAATCCAACAGACTGTGACAACTCCGGTTACAAATATACCCAAACACCAACAACCAACAACTCCAACCACtattacaaacaaacctaCAGACGCCACACAAACTCCAATAGCAGCAAACCTTGGGACTGTATATTTCTTCTCACCAG TGACACTTTCTCCTTCCACGCCGTCTCAAATGGTGACACAAGTGAACACCGAAGTTCCCAAAACAACAGCCACAAGCGAAACAACATCAACAACTTCAGCATTCTTCCCAG ATAATGACGAATTAGAATCTAACCTCAAACAGTTCG AACTAACAACTGACGATGAGGGAACAGTGTTTTATGACGGTAGCTTGCACGCTAGTGATGTACTTG ggTGA
- the LOC128681798 gene encoding uncharacterized protein LOC128681798 isoform X3: MMFTNKEAQLRLQFKYIANTINYPFIDFQTSNDTPALVMSKTSIFLQVFVSTIISVKSEYVRHRDNILNKGVWIKADNDKVFEKSGFSDFIFKPASVNVDDLFEDDFYSFHGGRQQDNPFSTNYLDRTKRSPDLFEDGFRESLSGCNGKDCDPKHSPNNKPIIKSKFTPTHRNSESFYPYDVAVLLSKAKNNNKIMLEEVFDKSTELNGIDETEYISNETNHSNRTFDFIMANEILDDNANNNSSVPPKRSMNKNYESELIKKIEIVEGFNDSQKYDRNIFDDKIRSWPVSVPGPDVNVYKVIPKSEEHTIVSEKSLLKLLSILTKTFKKIMKQHLEIKRIHSEMFAGKEDIDKSVTLLITKFNDFETRYTDLKDYHEKIQEIQKKLESKEEYFKNKETEMSNNLADFENQQKKFLTQQRQFYNIQKLMLAQNEKINAKQSMIAKTQNEISRRQNNFARILKKAKQLFTDKKPSKPKSQDKITNTSEADVSVVAQTTTAKPDLTESVKIDLFSIPSMDSIRLLNQDQMILKEKDEHPVDDLVYKYYFNNTFIDNLMKNQIMSGTLHGNRFMTRNAKAKRNGGKKIKSTVLIPIDNNALDTKVAETNGNKNSRAKRWIRHHSKGKSRRRHRKMTTEYEMKDEKKSHPNANLIEYSTEKIKATTTVIPNKNVPEKAAQANIIKTFKTLDKLAESVERHLNPFTTMAANFCNQIGQNGNPQMLSWCIEKVLRKLQNIENIPVAATIQRSPSTSVPTSKDHQQTIQQTVTTPVTNIPKHQQPTTPTTITNKPTDATQTPIAANLGTVYFFSPVTLSPSTPSQMVTQVNTEVPKTTATSETTSTTSAFFPG, from the exons ATgatgtttacaaataaagaagCACAACTCCGATTACAATTcaaatacattgcaaataCCATTAATTACCCATTCATTGACTTCCAAACCTCCAATGACACACCAGCTCTAGTGATGTCAAAAACATCGATATTCCTCCAAGTTTTTGTATCGACAATTATTTCGGTGAAATCGGAATATGTGAGGCATAGggataacattttaaacaaaggTGTATGGATAAAAGCTGATAACGACAAAGTATTCGAGAAATCGGGTTTCTCAGATTTCATCTTCAAGCCAGCATCGGTTAACGTTGATGATTTGTTTGAAGACGATTTTTACTCATTTCACGGCGGTCGCCAGCAGGATAATCCGTTTTCTACGAACTATCTTGACAGGACGAAACGGTCCCCGGACT TATTCGAAGATGGATTTCGAGAAAGTCTAAGCGGTTGCAATGGCAAAGATTGCGATCCGAAACACTCCCCTAATAACaaaccaataataaaatctaaatttacaCCAACACACAGAAATTCTGAATCATTTTACCCTTACGATGTAGCTGTATTGCTGAGCAAAGCAAAGAACAACAATAAGATTATGCTCGAAGAAGTATTCGACAAATCTACAGAACTAAACGGCATAGACGAAACAGAATATATATCGAATGAAACCAATCACTCGAATAGAACGTTTGATTTCATCATGGCAAATGAAATTTTAGACGATAACGCTAATAACAATTCATCTGTGCCACCGAAACGTAgcatgaataaaaattacgaaTCGGAACTCATTAAAAAGATCGAGATAGTGGAAGGTTTCAATGATTCACAGAAATATGacagaaatatatttgatgataAAATAAGAAGTTGGCCTGTAAGTGTACCGGGACCTGACGTGAATGTTTATAAAGTTATACCAAAATCTGAAGAACACACAATCGTTTCCGAAAAGAGTTTGCTCAAACTACTGTCGATACTGACCAAAACATTCAAAAAGATAATGAAACagcatttagaaataaaaaggaTACACAGTGAAATGTTCGCAGGAAAAGAAGATATAGATAAGAGTGTGACACTTTTAATTACTAAGTTCAATGATTTTGAAACTAGATACACAGACTTAAAAGATTACCatgaaaaaatacaagaaatacaaaagaaattgGAATCCAAAgaggaatattttaaaaataaagaaacagaaATGTCCAACAATCTCGCGGACTTTGAAAATCAACAAAAGAAATTCTTGACTCAGCAACGTcagttttataacatacaaaaattgatGCTCGCACAAAATGAAAAGATTAATGCTAAGCAAAGTATGATAGCTAAAACTCAGAATGAAATATCTCGGAGACAGAACAATTTCGCTAGAATTTTAAAGAAAGCAAAACAACtatttacagataaaaaacCTTCTAAACCAAAATCACAggataaaattactaatactAGCGAAGCTGATGTCAGTGTAGTCGCTCAAACTACGACTGCAAAGCCCGATCTAACAGAATCTGTAAAAATAGATTTGTTCTCCATACCATCTATGGATTCTATTCGTCTCCTAAATCAAGATCAAATGATTCTAAAAGAAAAAGACGAACATCCAGTTGATGATCTAGtctataagtattattttaacaatacatTCATAGACAACTTaatgaaaaatcaaataatgtcTGGAACTTTACATGGAAACAGATTCATGACTCGAAATGCAAAAGCAAAAAGAAATGGCGGTAAGAAAATTAAGTCAACTGTTTTAATACCTATCGATAATAACGCTTTAGATACCAAAGTAGCTGAAACAAATGGTAATAAAAACAGTAGAGCCAAGAGATGGATACGTCATCATTCGAAAGGAAAATCTAGAAGGAGACACCGCAAAATGACAACAGaatatgaaatgaaagatgagaaaaaatctCACCCGAACGCAAATTTAATAGAGTACAGTACAGAAAAGATTAAAGCAACGACAACTGTTATACCCAATAAAAACGTGCCGGAAAAAGCAGCACaagctaatataataaagacatTCAAGACACTGGACAAATTGGCGGAGTCTGTCGAGAGACATTTGAATCCGTTCACGACTATGGCGGCGAATTTTTGCAACCAAATAGGTCAGAATGGTAACCCGCAAATGTTAAGCTGGTGCATAGAGAAAGTTTTAAGAAAACTGCAAAATATTG AAAACATACCCGTAGCAGCGACTATACAGCGGTCGCCATCAACATCTGTTCCCACATCTAAAGATCATCAGCAGACAATCCAACAGACTGTGACAACTCCGGTTACAAATATACCCAAACACCAACAACCAACAACTCCAACCACtattacaaacaaacctaCAGACGCCACACAAACTCCAATAGCAGCAAACCTTGGGACTGTATATTTCTTCTCACCAG TGACACTTTCTCCTTCCACGCCGTCTCAAATGGTGACACAAGTGAACACCGAAGTTCCCAAAACAACAGCCACAAGCGAAACAACATCAACAACTTCAGCATTCTTCCCAG ggTGA
- the LOC128681801 gene encoding carcinine transporter-like gives MESHEKEVKAGPVRDTMTLTLETKAGNGENGVHAGKPQIKDLDDLLPYVGGFGWYQRLLFLMMIPYSFFFAFVYFAQIFMTVVPSEHWCYVEELNNLTVEDRRHLSIPLTDTYERCLVYDVNWKNILEQGISSPNVTWPVKKCDKWEFNFTDIPFETIATQLGWVCDRDNYPATAQSVFFAGAIVGGFIFGWTADKYGRIPALLGTNMIGFTAGVGTAFTNSFWSFCLCRFLVGIAYDNCFIIMYIIVVEYVGPKWRTFVANMSIAVYFTFAACLLPWIALGVADWKIYTLITSVPLGLSILTPWVVPESARWLISQNRIEEAIKIMKRVERINKKKIPDAVINEFRETAAEIARTEQEIKNYTVADLLKTPRLRFHSILLVLIWMSIAMVFDGHVRNVGSLGLDMFVTFTVATATEFPADVLLILTLDMIGRRWMSFSSMAISGIFSILATTVPIGIPSASLAIVGRFAVNISFNIGMQYAAELLPTVVRAQGLALIHIMGYVATISVPYIVYLSTINTMIPLLILGALGIFGGCLCLFLPESTGKDMPQTIQDGEAYGKDQRFWNTPCIQKKKEIAA, from the exons ATGGAATCACATGAGAAGGAGGTCAAGGCGGGTCCAGTCCGTGACACGATGACCTTGACCTTGGAGACGAAAGCCGGAAACGGGG AAAATGGCGTTCACGCTGGCAAGCCTCAAATCAAAGATCTGGACGATCTGCTGCCATACGTGGGGGGATTTGGTTGGTACCAGCGTCTCCTGTTCCTCATGATGATCCCGTATTCATTTTTCTTCGCATTTGTGTACTTCGCACAGATCTTCATGACAGTTGTGCCGAGCGAGCATTGGTGCTATGTCGAGGAGCTAAACAATTTGACTGTTGAGGATAG ACGCCACCTCTCAATTCCACTAACAGATACATACGAACGCTGTCTCGTCTACGATGTTAACTGGAAGAACATTCTGGAGCAGGGTATCAGCTCCCCTAACGTCACATGGCCTGTGAAGAAGTGCGACAAGTGGGAGTTCAACTTTACGGATATTCCGTTCGAGACTATTGCCACACAG TTGGGATGGGTGTGCGACAGAGACAATTATCCGGCAACGGCTCAGTCCGTGTTCTTCGCGGGTGCCATCGTCGGAGGCTTCATCTTCGGGTGGACAGCTGATAAATATGGAAGGATACCAGCATTATTGG GCACAAATATGATCGGCTTCACCGCGGGAGTGGGGACAGCCTTCACCAACAGCTTCTGGTCGTTCTGCCTCTGTCGGTTCTTGGTCGGCATCGCTTATGACAACTGCTTCATCATTATGTACATTATCG TGGTGGAGTACGTAGGTCCAAAATGGCGAACTTTTGTCGCGAACATGTCCATCGCCGTGTACTTCACATTCGCCGCGTGTCTGCTGCCCTGGATAGCTCTAGGTGTTGCCGATTGGAAAATTTATACCCTTATAACTAGCGTGCCTTTGGGGCTGTCCATATTGACGCCTTGGGTCGTCCCTGAGAGCGCCAG GTGGCTAATTTCTCAGAATCGCATTGAAGAagccataaaaataatgaagcgAGTTGAAAGAATAAACAAGAAGAAAATACCGGATGCTGTTATAAATGAATTCAGA GAAACGGCGGCAGAAATAGCGAGAACAGAGCaagaaatcaaaaattatacgGTAGCTGACCTCTTGAAAACACCACGACTGCGTTTCCACAGCATACTTCTCGTTCTCATCTGGATGTCCATAGCTATGGTCTTCGACGGCCATGTCAGGAACGTAGGGTCTTTAGGGTTAGACATGTTCGTCACATTCACTGTTGCGACCGCTACGGAGTTTCCTGCCGATGTCCTCCTCATTTTGACCCTTGATAT GATTGGACGTCGGTGGATGTCATTTAGCTCGATGGCAATCAGTGGAATCTTCAGTATTTTAGCTACAACCGTACCCATTG GAATCCCGTCAGCCTCCTTGGCCATCGTAGGCCGCTTCGCAGTCAACATATCATTCAACATCGGAATGCAATACGCGGCAGAACTATTACCGACCGTAGTGAGAGCACAGGGGCTTGCTTTAATTCATATTATGGGCTACGTTGCTACAATTTCAGTGccatatattgtttatttg tcAACAATAAACACAATGATACCCCTCCTTATTCTTGGCGCGTTGGGGATATTTGGCGGTTGTCTGTGCCTGTTCCTGCCAGAGTCTACGGGGAAGGACATGCCACAGACTATACAAGATGGAGAAGCTTACGGCAAAGACCAGAGATTTTGGAACACGCCTTGTATTCA AAAGAAGAAGGAAATTGCTGCTTAA